The Thermodesulfobacteriota bacterium DNA segment AGGGGGCCAGGAGCCAGCGCCGGAGGAGCCGCGCCCCCATGGGGGTGGCGGTGCCATCCAGGGCCTCCAGGAGCGAGCCCTCCCTCTTGCCGCCCACCACGGTCTGCACCAGCTCCAGGTTGCGGCGGGAGGACTCGTCCACGATCAGCACATCGTCCCGCTCCAGGATCGCCAGCCGCTCCAGATGATCGAGGCTCGCCTTCTGGGTCTCCTGCAGATAGCCCAGCAGGGCGCCCGCCGCGGTCAGCCCGGCCCGCAGGTGCTCGCAGCCGAAGCCCGCCAGGCTCGCCACCCGGAAATGGGCCAGCAGGGCCTCCCGGCTGGCCGCCGGGTCAAAGGCCGCCTCGGGCCGGCCGGTGCGGCACAGCCGGGGCAGGAGGGCGGCCACCGTGCCGGCCAGGGCCTGCATGCCCGCGGGCAGGGGGTCCGGCAGCAGGAGCTCCGCCGGCGCCAGGCGCATAAGCTCGTCCACCAGCTCCGCCTCGCCCGCCGGCTCGGCCACCGCAAACTCGCCGGTGGACAGATCCGCCAGGGCCAGCCCCCAGCGCCGCTCCACCAGGGCCAGCGCCGCCAGGTAGCGGTTCTGGCGGGCGTCGAGGATCCCCTCCTCGGTGGCGAGGCCGGGGGTGACCACCCGCACCACCTCCCGCCGCACCAGGCCCCTGGCCAGGGCCGGGTCCTCGGTCTGCTCGCAGATCGCCACCCGGAAGCCGGCGCCTACCAGCTTCGCCAGGTAGGAGGACGCGGAATGGCAGGGCACCCCGGCCATGGGAATCCGCACCTCGGCGTCCTTGCCGCTGCGGGAGGTCAGCGTGATGCCCAGCACCTGGGCCGCGGTCTCGGCATCCTCGAAGAACATCTCGAAGAAGTCGCCCATCCGGTAGAAGAGAATGGTGTCCGGATACTGGGCCTTGATGGCCAGGTACTGCTGGAGCATGGGCGTGACCCGGGCCTCGGCCAGGGCGGCCGCCGCCGGGGTGGGCGCCGGCCCGGGCTGCCCCGGCCCGTCAGGTCCCGGGGTCAACAAGGCGCGCGAAGTCGGGGCGGAGTCGGTCATAGGTGGCGTCGATATGCTCCGGAATGGTCCGCACCTCGGCCAGAACGGTCATGAAGTTGTGGTCGCCGTCCCAGCGGGGCACGACATGGACGTGGAGATGGTCGGCCCGGCCGGCCCCGGCCACCGGCCCCAGGTTGAGGCCGAGGTTGAAGCCCTGGGGGGCCAGATGCCGGCGCAGGATGGCGACACTGTCCTGGAGGCGGTTGCCCAGGGCAGCCAGCTCCGCCGGGGACAGCTCGGCCAGATCCGCCACATGGCGGCAGGGCGCCACCAGAAGATGGCCGTTGGCATAGGGGAAGCGGTTGAGAAAGACCGCGGTCACCCCGTCCGCCATAAGGAGCAGGGCCGCCCTGTGGTCCGCCGCGGCGGGCGGCGGGCAGAACGGGCAGCGGCCTTCCACCCGCGGCGCTCCCACATAGGCCATCCGCCACGGGGTCCACAGGCTCTTCACGGCGCCCTCTCCAG contains these protein-coding regions:
- a CDS encoding HIT domain-containing protein, encoding MKSLWTPWRMAYVGAPRVEGRCPFCPPPAAADHRAALLLMADGVTAVFLNRFPYANGHLLVAPCRHVADLAELSPAELAALGNRLQDSVAILRRHLAPQGFNLGLNLGPVAGAGRADHLHVHVVPRWDGDHNFMTVLAEVRTIPEHIDATYDRLRPDFARLVDPGT